The following coding sequences lie in one Fimbriimonadaceae bacterium genomic window:
- a CDS encoding carbon-nitrogen hydrolase family protein yields the protein MAAALPPCGLTLLGWVCLVPLLMAVRGRGLLWGFLGGLLTLFVTCLVAQSGVFYERPHWDGEASWIATSCMFFGFAISITAGAWGEDRNGKKPLWWFAALAVSLEACLLVLLPGHLALTQHGSPFVLIAAVGGIWMISFFLWWVNLWLTVSVCGKSNVPAFVASLLILVSAIDWRTEPSSNGIRVALIQTETLDRELIIPLHEKASSKGAGLVIWPEYSGAAMSPIGSVRGLKEISSNTTSAFVTTFSDDTGPLPHNVAVLFTNGEETGRYAKRKLFGSEAANHIPGSKPSAASLSTNRIGLNICFDSCFPWVMRDTAQIEGVNVIALPNLDPESPHHFLAAVHSAFTSIRAAELGMPIVRADVRAHSMIVNAWGQIITECPPDEAVVASAVGPAHPTPARYLGDWFLYLCVLIVIGHPVFKRMQKQRTAQTYS from the coding sequence TTGGCAGCAGCATTGCCACCATGTGGTCTGACGCTCTTGGGCTGGGTCTGCTTGGTTCCCTTACTCATGGCGGTGCGTGGGCGTGGATTACTTTGGGGATTCTTAGGAGGGCTGCTCACTCTCTTCGTCACCTGTCTTGTTGCCCAATCAGGAGTTTTCTACGAGAGGCCACATTGGGACGGAGAAGCCTCATGGATTGCAACTTCATGCATGTTTTTTGGGTTCGCCATCTCCATTACAGCTGGCGCTTGGGGCGAGGATCGAAATGGCAAGAAACCACTTTGGTGGTTTGCCGCGCTTGCAGTATCCCTTGAGGCATGTTTGCTAGTACTTTTACCAGGACATCTTGCACTCACTCAACACGGAAGCCCCTTTGTCCTTATAGCTGCCGTCGGGGGCATTTGGATGATTTCGTTCTTCTTGTGGTGGGTGAATTTGTGGCTTACTGTTTCTGTTTGCGGAAAATCTAATGTTCCAGCATTTGTTGCTTCACTGCTCATTCTTGTCAGTGCTATTGATTGGAGAACCGAACCTTCATCGAATGGCATTCGCGTGGCCCTGATACAAACCGAGACATTAGACAGAGAACTGATTATTCCACTGCATGAAAAAGCCAGCAGTAAGGGTGCCGGACTTGTCATCTGGCCGGAATATAGTGGGGCAGCTATGTCTCCGATAGGCAGCGTTAGGGGTCTTAAGGAGATTTCATCGAACACAACGTCGGCATTTGTTACAACGTTTTCCGACGACACAGGACCTCTGCCCCACAATGTTGCGGTCCTCTTCACCAATGGTGAAGAGACGGGCCGCTACGCCAAGCGGAAACTCTTTGGGTCAGAAGCTGCGAATCATATCCCCGGCTCAAAACCATCAGCCGCGAGCTTGAGCACAAATCGAATCGGCCTCAACATCTGCTTCGACTCCTGCTTCCCTTGGGTGATGCGCGACACAGCGCAGATAGAAGGGGTCAACGTTATAGCCCTCCCGAACCTCGATCCAGAGTCTCCACACCACTTTCTCGCCGCTGTGCACTCTGCTTTCACGTCCATCCGAGCTGCTGAATTGGGGATGCCTATCGTTCGGGCGGACGTGCGCGCGCACTCCATGATCGTCAATGCTTGGGGCCAAATCATCACTGAATGCCCACCAGACGAAGCAGTTGTTGCGAGCGCGGTAGGACCTGCCCACCCTACGCCTGCTCGGTATCTTGGAGATTGGTTCCTCTACCTCTGTGTGCTAATCGTAATCGGCCACCCAGTCTTCAAACGAATGCAAAAACAACGCACTGCACAAACATACAGTTAG
- a CDS encoding PhzF family phenazine biosynthesis protein, with amino-acid sequence MPTPIYVVDAFTKEPFSGNPAGICILENPAKDNWMQLVAAEMKHAETAFLYRDGEVWNLRWFTPEVEVDLCGHATLASAHILYETGRATHDEVLGFSTKSGLLTAERMHGDQIMLDFPTEEPIQSASELHEQMQLALQTSGIKEIRKNRMDWFVVFETASQVRALQPDFAKVRDLGMRAVIATAQSDDSTYDFISRLFAPQSGIEEDPVTGSAHCALAPYWGAILNKTDMTGFQASSRGGYVSVEWRGDRTSLIGDAVTILSGEFHGSR; translated from the coding sequence ATGCCTACGCCGATCTACGTTGTCGATGCTTTCACCAAAGAGCCGTTCAGCGGCAACCCTGCCGGTATTTGCATCCTTGAAAATCCCGCGAAGGATAACTGGATGCAGCTCGTTGCAGCAGAGATGAAGCATGCAGAAACCGCTTTTCTCTATCGCGATGGCGAAGTTTGGAATCTACGCTGGTTCACCCCAGAAGTTGAGGTTGATCTTTGCGGACACGCAACCCTTGCTTCGGCGCACATCCTCTATGAGACAGGTAGGGCAACGCATGACGAAGTTCTGGGCTTCTCAACAAAATCTGGACTCTTAACCGCAGAACGCATGCACGGTGATCAGATTATGTTGGACTTCCCTACCGAGGAGCCCATTCAGTCAGCATCCGAGCTGCACGAACAGATGCAACTTGCTTTGCAAACCTCCGGAATCAAGGAGATACGTAAGAATCGAATGGACTGGTTTGTGGTGTTTGAAACCGCCAGCCAAGTCCGGGCGCTTCAGCCAGACTTTGCTAAAGTTCGAGACCTCGGCATGCGGGCTGTGATTGCCACGGCCCAGTCGGACGATTCGACCTATGACTTCATCTCCAGGCTCTTTGCTCCGCAATCAGGTATTGAAGAAGATCCCGTAACGGGCTCTGCGCATTGTGCCCTTGCGCCCTATTGGGGCGCGATCTTGAACAAGACTGATATGACCGGTTTTCAGGCATCCTCTCGTGGAGGCTATGTGAGCGTGGAGTGGCGAGGAGACCGCACGTCTTTGATAGGCGACGCGGTCACAATTCTCTCTGGTGAGTTTCATGGCAGCAGGTGA
- a CDS encoding GNAT family N-acetyltransferase: MAAGDITFRSVPPNDAFGIAAAHALFLEYQKEVGFDVCFQGFAEELASLPGLYSPPKGLLVVAFFGCEEMGCGALRDLGDGIAELKRVYVNPKNRRNRLGRDISSFLIRKARELGYSAVRLETLPQMSSAVKLYDSLGFVRISSYYEQPIANAIYMEKLLS; encoded by the coding sequence ATGGCAGCAGGTGACATCACTTTTCGAAGCGTTCCTCCAAATGATGCCTTTGGGATCGCGGCGGCTCATGCTCTCTTTCTCGAGTACCAGAAGGAGGTCGGCTTTGATGTGTGCTTTCAGGGGTTTGCTGAAGAACTGGCCTCTCTTCCCGGCCTGTACAGCCCTCCCAAGGGGCTCCTCGTTGTAGCCTTCTTCGGATGCGAAGAGATGGGATGCGGTGCATTGCGTGACCTGGGCGACGGGATTGCTGAACTGAAGCGGGTTTACGTTAACCCAAAAAATCGCCGAAACAGGTTAGGGAGGGATATCTCTAGCTTCCTGATTCGCAAAGCTAGAGAACTCGGCTATAGTGCAGTTAGGCTCGAAACACTCCCTCAGATGTCGAGTGCCGTGAAACTCTACGATAGCCTTGGGTTCGTAAGAATCTCATCCTATTACGAACAGCCAATCGCTAATGCGATCTATATGGAAAAACTCCTTTCCTAG
- a CDS encoding 2-oxo acid dehydrogenase subunit E2, whose protein sequence is MAVEILMPELGESVHEGTVSRWLKKEGDAVKEDEPIVEIMTDKVNTELPAPATGVLSKIIIPEGATVKVFEAMGTIDDGTGASASTETKAPETKKAEAKPEPKPQVNETPSTPEPAAPAVGPNGRVWYTPVVRAIAKERGISDAELSTIQGSGSGNRVTKKDLEAYISGGRQGGTAMPNLSAKPAPIAAGPDQEVVPLVGMRKMIAEAMVRSSQVPTVSTVIQIDVTNLVKFRESNKDAFQSANGVKLTYTPFFIKALTEALLEFRMVNASLQEGNVVYTNGVHMGCAVSLGEKGDEGLIVPVIRDCHKKSLVEIARDLEAIAKKARNNTLQVTDVQGGTFTLTNPGSYGALFGTPMINAPQAAIGGAYAIQKLPVIVDDMIAMRSMMYFVLTYDHRIIDGLLAGRFLQSFKKRLEGFDFYK, encoded by the coding sequence ATGGCCGTCGAGATTCTCATGCCTGAGTTGGGCGAATCCGTTCATGAAGGCACCGTGAGTCGCTGGTTGAAGAAAGAAGGCGACGCTGTCAAGGAAGACGAACCGATCGTAGAGATCATGACCGACAAGGTCAACACTGAGCTTCCCGCGCCTGCAACCGGTGTTCTCTCAAAGATCATCATCCCCGAAGGGGCAACCGTCAAGGTTTTCGAAGCGATGGGAACGATCGACGATGGCACAGGTGCGTCAGCTTCAACTGAGACCAAGGCGCCTGAAACCAAGAAGGCAGAGGCCAAGCCTGAGCCAAAACCCCAGGTTAATGAAACCCCAAGTACTCCGGAACCCGCTGCTCCTGCTGTTGGACCGAACGGTCGTGTCTGGTACACGCCTGTCGTGCGAGCGATAGCTAAAGAGCGAGGAATCTCAGATGCCGAATTGTCGACAATTCAAGGTTCGGGAAGCGGCAATCGGGTAACCAAGAAAGACCTTGAAGCCTATATCTCTGGTGGTCGTCAAGGCGGCACGGCTATGCCCAACCTTTCGGCAAAGCCCGCGCCAATCGCAGCAGGTCCGGATCAAGAAGTCGTGCCTTTGGTTGGTATGCGCAAGATGATTGCTGAAGCTATGGTGCGCAGCAGCCAAGTACCAACAGTCAGCACGGTCATCCAGATCGATGTCACCAATCTTGTCAAGTTCCGAGAATCGAACAAGGACGCTTTCCAGTCGGCAAACGGAGTCAAGTTGACCTATACGCCGTTCTTTATCAAGGCGCTTACGGAAGCCTTGCTGGAGTTCCGAATGGTGAATGCAAGCCTGCAAGAGGGCAACGTGGTTTACACAAACGGTGTTCACATGGGATGCGCCGTCTCATTGGGTGAGAAGGGCGATGAGGGCTTGATTGTCCCGGTCATTCGCGATTGTCACAAGAAGTCCCTAGTGGAGATAGCGCGTGACCTGGAAGCTATTGCCAAGAAGGCTCGCAACAATACACTGCAGGTTACGGATGTGCAAGGCGGCACGTTTACTTTAACTAATCCCGGCAGCTACGGTGCCTTGTTCGGTACGCCGATGATCAATGCTCCCCAAGCCGCGATTGGTGGCGCTTATGCAATCCAAAAATTGCCCGTGATTGTGGACGACATGATCGCTATGCGCTCGATGATGTATTTCGTCCTCACATACGATCACCGGATCATCGATGGTCTCCTTGCCGGACGATTCTTGCAGTCGTTTAAGAAGCGCCTCGAAGGATTCGACTTTTATAAGTAG